In the Choloepus didactylus isolate mChoDid1 chromosome 3, mChoDid1.pri, whole genome shotgun sequence genome, gaaaaaaacatatagaGACAGGTGATtacattcaaagtacaatttgCAAGTAGTTAAAACCATTACTGTTTGAAAGTATGGCCTCATTTTGTGAAATTACTTCTTTGCTTCTTCCACTGTGAAACGTAAATAATACCTACATCAAGAATTCTGTGTGAGTTAAATAAGGTAACATGTAAAGCAGGTTTCCTTTAGTATAGCTACATGGGTAAGATCCAAATTCCCCAGCCTTTtctgataaaaggaaaatttgatcTTAAGTTGGGATTGCAGGTATTAACATTACAAGCCAAAGATGAGTATTAACCATGTTAAACCTGTTAGAATCCTGGGAGATGTTTTAATTCACTTGAATGCTGTAGCATTAATTTGTGCTGTGATTTGATAAAGACTTCCATGCAAGTCAGTGTAGCACAGTGTTTCATGGACAGCCCTTGGAGTTCAGCCAGTATGGGTTAAAAACCCTGTTTACACTATGTCTCAAGTGTCCTTGTCTGTTGTGTTAGATGATTATAATTGTATCTACAATGTGtggtgtgaggattaaacaaaaaaaaaacaaacaaacatatttaCAGTGCTTAGAACAATAGCTGACATAAAGTAGCTTCTTGACATGTTAACTTATCATTAGAGACTTTTTTTCCCAAAGGCCATCATATGAACTGGCTTCCATCCCAAACATCACAGTAACATAACAAtctgagggagagagaaaacaagTATTTTCTATGTTTTTGGCCAAATTGGCCATTATGTGCCTGTTGTAACCTCTTGGATGCTTTTTTCCAAGGATTGTTGGTTTTAAACATTTAAGAGAAACAGGCTCCTCAGAAGTTAGGGCTGTATCTGATTGTGATATGTAGCTCTCAGTAGATTGATATTCTGTATGGCCTATATAATACTGGACCACAGAATCTGAGAATCCTGGAATCAGATAAAGTTTAGAGAGAATTTAATGGCACTTAGTAAGTCATGTGCCTTGTGCAGAGTTAAATACTCATTGGCAGAGGaggtattttttgaatgaatggatggtaAAGACACTGGGACCCAAATCTTCTGGTCTAGTATATACTTTGCCATGCAGTATTAAAGgtgaatattctttaaaattttgataaaagcaatagaaaaccattttaattttcttttcctactttgaccttttttcagaaaaatagatTTATTGATAATGCTATTTAGGGGTAAATGCATTTGCTGGATAGaggttttgtgtatgtgtgtgtgtgttttgtaaaaGATAGTGTTATGCTTCAGAtctacctttccaaataaaattttaatttttttttttactttgcacCATTAATATGTAGGTATCAAAACTGCTTTCACTAGAAAATGTGGGGAGACAGCTTTCATTGCCCCCCAATGTGAAATGATTCCAATTGAATGGGTTTGTAGAAGAATAGCAACTGGTtcttttctcaaaagaaaccctGGCGTTAAGGAGGGATATAAGTTTTACCCACCTAAAGTGGAGATGTTTTTCAAGgtaattattttatgtttctgtgtTTTATTATGATAACATAGCAGTAAACTTGTATTACAAAGTCAAAAGATTTAACCATCTTAAAGATTTTGGTATGCCACATGTTCCAGATATTTATATCAATAACGACACTTCCATtagcaatgataaatcagtttttaaaaacaaaacatctgTGAAGATCTACTTATCTTGCATTGGAATAAGATGGCTAACAAAATGAACAGATTTGAATTAGTTAttggaagaagaaaacatttaattCAAAATTTCAGAAAACTTACTGTTGCAGAGGTTAAAGTAAAAGCTTGTCTGTGGAATCTTACTATATTCCAATACAGGGAAACTATTTTATTAATGtctcttttataagcagaaatacataaaataaagaatgatcGAGTACAAATTGCTAGCTGTGAGTTTTTATTGGTTTTCTCCATTGAAACTGCATTTTTCATCTTGGTTTATGTTGTTAAGCATAGTTCTTCTAATTGGGAAGCATTGTTAGTGTGTTGCATTTTTAATCAATGAGTTGCATAACTTGGAAGTGTCCATATTATGATTATAATTACATAAATGAAGAATTCATAAAAGAAGGATTTCATGTAAAGTTGGGACACTACCTAGAATAGAATGaaagtattgtatttttttattactagGTTTACTTTTTATATAGTCTCTTGAATTATCTAAATCTTCCTAAAGATCTGTAGTTTTTTATAAGTTCTTAGCAAAGATGCAGTTTGAAGGTTATGAAAACTGCATTTAGGAAAGATTTGATTGGTTAATATGTGTTTTGGCCTTCTTAACCATCTGTATTGATGCTtactaaggaaaaataaaaatcatcaattTAATTTGTTTATCTTGGTTTATAGTAAGATCAAATTCTTTCAAATACATCATGACCTAAAATAAGTCACTtgtgtaaatgttttaaattttagagtAGCTATAGACACAAGACAAACTAAAATTAATTACTTTGAATTAAAGGGTATTTTGAACAAAAATCTTTACATAAGATGAATATTTCTGAGGAATTCAGCcttgaggaattttttttctaaactgcTTTTATGAAAGGTTCAAAAGTTTTCGATTTAAATTAATTGTACTTCTGTACTTTATTCTCAGGATGATGCCAATAATGATCCACAGTGGTCTGAGGAACAGCTAATTGCTGCAAAATTTTGCTTTGCTGGGCTTGTTATAGGCCAAACTGAAGTGGATATCATGAGTCATTCTACACAGGCAATTTTTGAAGTATTGGAAAAATCCTGGATGCCCCAGAACTGTACACTGGTTGATATGAAGGTAGAAATAACACAAGGAGATTTGAAAGTAAAGATTATAACTGGGAAATGCCTCAGtagtacagttttaaaaaattttttgctgatgtgttGTTTCTAGATTGAATTTGGTGTTGATGTAACCACCAAAGAAATTGTTCTTGCTGATGTTATTGATAATGATTCCTGGAGACTTTGGCCATCAGGAGATCGAAGTCAACAGAAGGACAAACAGGTGATACTTgagatttttttaacctttgtgATATAGAGCTGGGATAGAGAAAGGGCGGATGGGAGGAGAATAAAGGTAGTTATTATTCCCTATGATATGAACCTAATTTATTGattgctatttatatttaaagataaatatcTCCTATGTCCTGAAAAAGAAGATAGGAACAATACATTTACATAGCAGATTTATCAGCTATCTTAATAGACTCTCATAACAACAGAAACATTATTCTTGTTTTGCTGATTGAAAACTAAGGctatgagaggataaatatcTTCACAATTACAAGAGAAAATGGCAGATTTGGGACTTTACCCCAAGTCTTCTGGCCCTTATACCATTATTGCTCtttcatttgaaaaacaaaattaggGCAAGACCATCTCTACACTTAACAGATAAGTAATTCTCAGGGTAGTTAATTGCAGTTGCTAATGTGGAAAGttaaaacactgatttttttttttttaattcaattttattgagatatgttcatataccatgaggtcatacaaagtatacattcagttgtttacattaccattaattatatagttgtgcattcatcaccaaaattaatttttgaacattttcattaccacacacacacacaaataataagaataaaaattaaagtgaaaaagaacaattaaagtaaaaaagaacactgggtgccctttttttggcccccatttttctactcatccatccatacactggacaaaggggagtgtggtccatattgctttcccaatcacattgaaAACACTGACtcttaaatgaaaatatcattgTCTAAAATCACTCTAGTCGAATTCAGGAGACAAATTTGTAGATTTGGAAACCTTTTCCAGTATATCCCTTGCTGTCCTAATTCTTGATAATCCCTACCCAAAACACAGAAACCAAAAACTTTCAGAATAGCAAGAGATACTTGTATTCTAAACTTTCAATCTTGTTTTGTAGTCATATCGTGACCTCAAGGAAGTAACTCCTGAAGGACTTCAGATGGTAAAGAAAAATTTTGAGTGGGTTGCAGAGAGAGTAGAGGTAAACTTTCTATAGTAAACCCATACTGTatcatgtgttttgtttgttttttttttcctaagaaaatcgtctgtttaaaaacaaacaaaaaccaatgtGAAGGGGTGTAGTGCTTATTTTTCAGGGACTTGAAAGATGCACCTTTAAGAAATGTACCAGCTAGACTGATGTACTAGAAATCTTTCTGTTAAATTGGCTGTGTACCCTTCCCAAATCCTGTTGGGGAAACCTGGAATCCTTGTCTCCTCCTTGCTCCTGCTGGGGAAACCTGACTCTCCACTACTCTAGAGTTCCATTGGGATGGGATAGATTCCCCACATTCAGAATTAGAATTCCAAGTGACTTTAAAGTGTCACttaagttttatggtactgttattactgtaattCCATAAAAGTTTAATGGAGTTTATGGTTATCCAAGAATCAGAACCACCTTTTAGAACACAATTTCCATGAAAATATGCAATTTGAGTTCTAAGCaattaacttaaaaatttatAACATGTCCTCTGTAATTCAGCTGATTATGCCTTAAAACCTTCATTAAGCAGAATATGCTAAAAATCTTaggatgaaatattttatattccagtGTCCTGAATATTAATTAGAAAGCATGAGTATTTATCTTGCTTTATATATCAATAAACATAATTTATCTGATAAATCATATTAACTGTGAAGACCACTTACTTTCTACAGAGAGGTTATCTTTTAAAATcacttgtcattttgtttctggttgTCTCTGTCTTAAATTTGGTttgttaagaaagaaaatattctatCCAGATGTAAATTTACTATAAACTATAGCTCTGTATACTGACTATCTTATGGTACTCATGTTAGtccatttttgtctttatcttcttttttcatattccatgttttcctttccagTTGCTTCTGAAATCAGAAAGTCAGTGCAGGGTTGTAGTATTGATGGGCTCAACTTCTGATCTTGGTCACTCTGAAAAAATCAAGAAGGCGTGTGGAAATTTTGGCATTCCATGTGAACTTCGGGTAACCTCTGCCCATAAAGGACCAGATGAAACTCTGAGGATTAAAGCTGAGTATGAAGGTAATTTAATAACTAGAGCATTTCAGGAAGTTCCCTTGATTTTgccaaaatattttatgttttagtcTAATCTTGCTGAAAAAGAGCTTTGCCACATTTCCAAGGGAAAACAATCATGTAGTAGGCTAAACTCTCATGATACTCATCTCCAGAGTTTAAGATGCTTAATGGGAGCTTAGAAAAGAAAGGAACAGGGAGACAGAATTGAAAATGTGAGcatggaaggaaaataaagactagAAATATGAGGACCTCTGGCATCTTTATCTGCTAAGTCCCTCGAGCATTGTTTCTTATATGCTTTAACAGAAAATAAGCCTCATCAGTTATGGGAGGTCTGAGGTTGAAATAGCAGATCCTCTCAAATATCTTTAATGGCCATCTTCTGGGAGGCTGTCAAGCATGAAATTAAGGAATAGTTTCAGAATATAGTGCATAAAAGAAATGCTTGATGGGATATCATTGATCTACAATAATGGAGCCCTGGAAACACAATCCAATATTCATGTGTTTCTCTCAACTGAAAATGTTGAATGTTTAGCATACTTTTTAACTTGTAATTTCCACAGGGGATGGTATTCCTACTGTATTTGTGGCAGCAGCAGGCAGAAGCAATGGTTTGGGACCAGTGATGTCTGGTAACACTGCATATCCAGTTATCAGCTGTCCTCCACTCACACCAGACTGGGGGGCTCAGGATGTGTGGTCTTCTCTTCGACTACCCAGTGGTAAGATGCAATGAATTCTGTAAAACATGTACAGTGGTATTACAGATAGAATAGTGTAATGAAATCCCATATACCCATTACTCAGTTTAAGCAGTTAGCAAATGACCAATCTTTTTCTATCTGTAGCACCCAGTCTCCAGTCCTGCAGGATTATTTTATAACATATCCTAAACATTACATTATTTCATCCTTAACTCTTTAAGTATGCATCTCTAAGTGATAAGGGCTCCAGTTTTTATATCATAATTACACCATGTTCACAACTAAGAAAAACTTTCTTAAAATCATCCAATCTCCAGATAATGTTCAAGATTTCCTAGTCATCTCATCTCTTTTTACAATTGGTGTTTTTGAATCAGGATCCTTACAGCCCTTATATTGCATTTAGTTGAGGCCtcttaaatctttctttttttttttttttttttttttttaatttatttttgtggcAAAATATGCGTAACAGtgattttaagtggacaattctttgacattaagtcaAAGACTTATATCATTGACAGTGGGCTTTCACTTTTAACTCTCTCTTAATCTGTAACAATTTCCCCTCCTTTATTTGTCCTGTAGAATTTCTGTATTTTGGCTTTAGATGATTACATTCCTGGATATTTAACATGCTCTTCTATCCCCATATTTTCTATAAACTGGTGGTGAGATCTGTACTTAGATCAGATTCAGATTTTTCTGAATACATTAAtcattgtaatatattttataaagtgaATGATTGGTAGTTttgcagagaaaataaaattttattttaaacaattggccaaaataaatgacaaacaAGGAAGCCATATCTGTTGATTGAATGAAGAGGATTCATAAAGTACAGTATTGTTATGTTCATCATAGTCCAAAATGTAATCCAGCATTTTACAAGTCCTGAGAGTCACTATTATTTCAGTAAGAGttgttttatttgcttattgCTTATCACTAATTCAATCCCagacttttcttccagttttgtaAATTACTACTTTATATGCATCAAGTACATTAAGTACTTGAGTCCTCTCACCTGTTAGGTTGTGGACTGGCTTTTCTTTAGGCCTGTGGCACCACTGCTGTCTTAGTCTCTCCCTTCACCATCATTCATTTTGCCTTCCCCTAGTTTTGGATCTTCTCTTTCCTGAATTCCATGTGTTCTCCTTTCTTGGTTTACTTCTTATTGCAGTGGAGCTTATTCTttaacttcctaagaaaagggtaTATGGGAGGTCAGATTTTTGAGACTTTGTATCTctaaaaagtttttattgtagCCTCATAATTAATTGATAGTTTAGGAATAGAATTCTAGGTTTAAAATCATTTTCcatcagaattttgaaggcattgcTACTCCAACATCTTTCAGTTTCCATAGTTGTTGAAAACGCCAGTGCTTTTCTGCCTTTCTGATGCTAGGGTCCTTTGTGAatcttgttttattctttctggtaacTGGTAGGCTTTTTGTTGTCCTTGTTCTTAAATTTTTCAGAAGTATGTCTTGGTGGTCTCTCTTCATCCTAGGCTTTCAGCGGGCTCTTTTGATCTGAAACTCCGATTCTTTAGTCCTGGAGAATTTACTTGAAATACTTAATAATTTcctccctttattttttcttttcttccttttttggatTTATTATTGAAATTTGGACCTCATTTTTGTactgtgctccttttcttctcatagcgtccttttcttctttaatctttgcAGTAACATTTGCATCTCTGATAATAGTCTCTTCCACATTAGTTCCTTTTCTCAACTATTTAGTGATCTTTGGCTGTTCTCATTTAAGAGTGGAACACTGTAAAAAGCTAATTGATTGCGGATGTATTTAACACTGAAAATTGTATATTTGGAAATGGCTATAAtgatgaattttaggctgtatatgtctTACCagaatagaactgtacaacagagtgaaccctaatttaaatgatggactatagttaataatatgaAAGATATCACACTAGTGCAGAATATTGATAgggaaaactgtttaaaaaaaaaaaaagccagttggAGGGTCTATGTAAGTGGGTGGTGCTTGTCAAAAATGGTCTCCTGTATAGGGTGATTTGGTAAGTGATTTTAGTAATGCCTCACGTTTAGGGTATTTCAGTCCTCTCACATGCTGACCGGAATTGCCCAGAGAAACTTGCCAGTCTCCTGCCTGGAGGTTATATACCTGGCTGTCAGCATTTTGGAAACTGAGTGGGGAAAATGTGTGGTCTCAACATAAGTGTGTACACTTAATGATTTTTTCACTAAAGTACCCCTTCCTTCAACTCTACCTGGTGTCCCCCAAGTCTAGATACTTTGTGTTTTACCTTCTTAGGTTACTTCTCATCTTTCTCAACTTCAAGTTTAGAATTAAGTTTTCTTGAGTATTGGTTAGTTACcacttcatttgtttttgagcTGCTAAAATGTTATTGCTGTGATTAGCTCTTGTCCTTATGACTTTATGCCtactttctttattctctttacaGTTGTTTTAATATGGTTTCAAAAATAGTGTTCAGtccatcttttttctctcttttaatgcaattttattgatatagtcacaaaccatacaatacAAAGTATACAAGCAGTGGCTCACAtatatcacatagttgtgcattcatcacaataaattttagaaaattttcattactccaggagaaaaaaagagaaaacccaaaatatcctatAACCCTTTATTGCCCTATCATtggtgtggtaaatttgttactgtcGGTGAAAGAATATTGAGATTAATATTAgagttaactatagtccatagtttgcagtaggtgcatttttcccatacACTACTCaattaacatcttgtaatagcTTCATATGTATGTTGTAGTTCATGGAGGAAACTTCTTGTATTTGTACCGTTAATCATAGTCTTCTTCCACCACAAGATTTTCTCagttatacagccccatgttTTAATCTGTGGCTTTCCTTTTGGTTATTTATATatctctaaacttcccctatcagAGACATTCACACACAGTTTATCACTGTTAATTAGATTCACAATGATGTGttactatcacctctatccattttcattcatttaaattcaaccttgttaaaaattctgcacactgt is a window encoding:
- the PAICS gene encoding multifunctional protein ADE2 is translated as MATADVLNIGKKLYEGKTKEVYELLDSPGKVLLQSKDQITAGNAARKNHLEGKAAISNKITSCIFQLLQEAGIKTAFTRKCGETAFIAPQCEMIPIEWVCRRIATGSFLKRNPGVKEGYKFYPPKVEMFFKDDANNDPQWSEEQLIAAKFCFAGLVIGQTEVDIMSHSTQAIFEVLEKSWMPQNCTLVDMKIEFGVDVTTKEIVLADVIDNDSWRLWPSGDRSQQKDKQSYRDLKEVTPEGLQMVKKNFEWVAERVELLLKSESQCRVVVLMGSTSDLGHSEKIKKACGNFGIPCELRVTSAHKGPDETLRIKAEYEGDGIPTVFVAAAGRSNGLGPVMSGNTAYPVISCPPLTPDWGAQDVWSSLRLPSGLGCSTILSPEGSAQFAAQIFGLNNHLVWAKLRASILNTWISLKQADKKIRNCSL